The Terriglobia bacterium genome includes a window with the following:
- a CDS encoding SIS domain-containing protein has translation MSEILEGRGHRSYAEIMSEPSVWAATLQELEEHGRYEEALKPLKKADEWVFVGCGSSYYVAQAAAWSWTAITGQRSKAVPASELLLYPDQVLGSGKCQPVLISRSGHTTEMLMAADSLENERDIRTLAVSCATGKELEKRVTSALLLPAADERSTVMTRSFSTMLLGLQALAGWVGRDNDFLEALKQMPGQAQRALKRLQPCIEKFASSNEFADYVFMGQGPFFGIASEGQLKVTEMSCSYAQVFHTLEFRHGPKSIVSPQTLLTFFLAESTGASEQEVLEEMKELGGSTLVITNRANDKVRRAADVLIELELDVPEVARLAPHILPAQLMGLYLGLKRGFDPDEPRHLSRVVVLKGKAE, from the coding sequence GTGAGTGAAATTTTAGAGGGCCGAGGGCATCGGAGTTACGCAGAGATCATGTCAGAGCCCAGTGTCTGGGCTGCCACTTTGCAGGAACTTGAAGAGCACGGCCGATATGAGGAAGCCCTGAAGCCGCTGAAGAAGGCTGATGAGTGGGTTTTTGTCGGCTGCGGGTCGAGTTACTATGTGGCGCAAGCGGCCGCCTGGAGCTGGACCGCCATTACAGGCCAGCGGTCAAAGGCCGTGCCGGCTTCTGAACTTCTGCTCTATCCCGACCAGGTTCTGGGAAGTGGCAAGTGTCAGCCCGTCCTGATATCACGCTCGGGACACACTACCGAGATGCTGATGGCGGCCGATTCCCTCGAGAACGAACGCGACATCCGGACCCTGGCAGTCAGCTGTGCGACGGGGAAGGAACTTGAAAAGCGGGTGACCTCTGCTTTGCTGCTTCCTGCGGCGGATGAACGGAGCACGGTGATGACCCGTTCGTTCAGCACCATGCTGCTGGGCCTGCAGGCGCTGGCGGGCTGGGTCGGCCGTGACAATGATTTTCTGGAGGCGCTCAAGCAGATGCCGGGGCAGGCGCAACGGGCACTGAAGCGATTGCAGCCGTGCATTGAAAAGTTTGCCAGCTCCAACGAATTTGCGGATTACGTTTTTATGGGACAGGGGCCGTTCTTCGGGATCGCATCGGAGGGGCAGTTGAAGGTGACAGAGATGTCCTGCTCTTACGCGCAAGTTTTTCATACCCTGGAATTCCGCCACGGCCCGAAGTCGATTGTGAGCCCGCAAACTCTGCTGACGTTTTTCCTGGCGGAAAGCACGGGAGCTTCCGAGCAGGAAGTGCTGGAAGAGATGAAGGAATTGGGTGGCAGCACGCTCGTCATTACGAACCGTGCGAATGACAAGGTTCGCCGGGCAGCGGACGTGCTGATCGAACTGGAACTGGACGTCCCTGAAGTAGCGCGCCTGGCCCCGCATATTCTGCCCGCTCAGTTGATGGGGCTGTACCTGGGGCTGAAGCGAGGCTTTGATCCTGACGAGCCAAGGCATTTGAGCCGCGTGGTCGTACTGAAGGGGAAGGCCGAATAG
- a CDS encoding Gfo/Idh/MocA family oxidoreductase codes for MDKVRVGIIGSAFVSNLHAEAFQEVKEAQLVAACSSNKKRVEEFASKWKIPVAMTDYRKLVERKDVDVVVVGVPNDLHRRIVVAAAEAGKDVILEKPIAHTLEDADAMIAACKKHKVKLMYAETICFSPKYVRAKHLVDEKAIGELYMAKQSEKHSGPHSDWFYDVERSGGGALMDMGCHGIEWTRWVYGKPKVKSVTAHCQLVYHKGRTKGDDNSIVIVEFENGGISVVEDSWARQGGMDDRADLYGTEGVVHCDLLRGSSMETYSKRGYGYAVEKAGETKGWTFTVFEEAFLYGFPHEMRHFTRAVLGEEKPMETGEDGRATLEIIYAAYESAATGKRITWPYKPKNPGQVPVTPWLNRER; via the coding sequence ATGGACAAGGTGAGGGTGGGGATTATCGGGTCGGCTTTCGTTTCAAACCTTCATGCAGAAGCTTTCCAGGAGGTGAAGGAGGCCCAGCTTGTCGCTGCGTGCTCTTCCAACAAGAAACGCGTTGAGGAGTTTGCCAGCAAGTGGAAGATACCGGTGGCAATGACGGATTACCGAAAGCTTGTGGAGCGGAAAGACGTGGACGTGGTGGTGGTAGGGGTTCCCAACGATTTGCACCGGAGAATCGTTGTTGCTGCCGCGGAAGCCGGCAAGGACGTCATCCTGGAGAAGCCAATCGCCCACACTCTGGAAGATGCCGACGCCATGATTGCCGCCTGCAAGAAGCACAAGGTCAAGCTCATGTATGCAGAAACCATCTGCTTTTCGCCCAAGTATGTTCGCGCCAAGCACCTGGTGGATGAGAAGGCCATCGGCGAGCTTTACATGGCCAAGCAAAGTGAAAAGCACTCCGGGCCGCACTCCGACTGGTTTTATGATGTCGAGCGGTCAGGCGGCGGGGCGCTGATGGACATGGGATGCCACGGCATCGAATGGACCCGCTGGGTTTATGGCAAGCCAAAGGTCAAAAGCGTTACCGCCCACTGCCAGCTCGTTTATCACAAAGGAAGAACGAAAGGCGATGACAATTCCATCGTGATCGTTGAATTCGAAAACGGCGGCATCTCCGTGGTCGAAGATAGCTGGGCGCGCCAGGGGGGCATGGATGACCGTGCCGACCTTTACGGGACCGAGGGCGTTGTCCATTGCGACCTGCTCCGTGGGAGTTCCATGGAGACCTATAGCAAGCGCGGCTACGGCTATGCAGTGGAAAAGGCCGGCGAAACCAAAGGCTGGACTTTCACCGTGTTTGAGGAAGCCTTCCTTTACGGCTTTCCGCACGAGATGCGGCACTTCACACGCGCTGTGCTGGGTGAAGAGAAACCGATGGAAACCGGCGAGGACGGTCGCGCGACGCTGGAGATTATCTATGCTGCATACGAATCGGCAGCCACCGGCAAGCGCATCACCTGGCCTTATAAGCCAAAAAATCCTGGTCAGGTGCCTGTAACCCCATGGCTTAACCGGGAACGCTGA
- a CDS encoding helix-turn-helix transcriptional regulator has protein sequence MKGAIRQVRVYHGLSQTDFAIRLGVKQSTIFRWESGRTKPQPSLLRELIIMSPPNVRHVFEQEGSTTIAQVSLDRSKEAAVVQQQWENDWLRDPVGHLDDIHAAVQERLKFLYLRGKNGNVQDAKKLVGILKHII, from the coding sequence TTGAAGGGCGCTATTCGACAGGTGCGGGTCTACCATGGCCTTTCCCAAACCGATTTCGCTATTCGGCTTGGAGTGAAGCAGTCCACCATCTTCCGTTGGGAGTCGGGACGCACCAAGCCACAGCCGTCCTTGCTCCGGGAGCTGATTATCATGTCGCCGCCGAATGTCCGGCACGTATTCGAGCAGGAGGGATCGACCACCATCGCCCAGGTGTCGCTGGACCGCTCAAAGGAGGCTGCCGTGGTTCAGCAGCAGTGGGAGAATGACTGGCTCCGCGATCCGGTGGGTCACTTAGACGACATCCATGCTGCGGTCCAGGAACGGTTAAAGTTTCTCTATCTCAGGGGAAAGAACGGGAATGTGCAGGATGCTAAGAAGCTTGTCGGAATCCTGAAACATATTATCTGA
- a CDS encoding KpsF/GutQ family sugar-phosphate isomerase: MSLETGRRVLEIEARAIAELIGRLDQQFERAVETILACRGRLVVAGMGKSGLIGQKISATFSSTGTPSFFLHPAEALHGDLGRLVPNDVLMALSYSGETEELLRLLDTVKRLAIPLIVLTGKPSSTLAQSSDVVIDVSISEEACPLGLAPTASTTAMLAVGDALAMALLEKRGFKEEDYAALHPGGGLGVRLRRVESVMHTGEEIPRVQPETALPDVIYEISKKKLGHTVVVDDKGRLAGVISDGDLRRFFQREGGRALECSASDVMTRTPVTIGRKELATRALNLMESRRITSLMVVGAEGRLEGVVHIHDLWRTEMF; encoded by the coding sequence ATGAGCCTTGAAACCGGCAGGAGAGTGCTCGAAATCGAGGCGCGCGCCATCGCTGAACTGATCGGGCGGCTGGACCAGCAGTTCGAGCGCGCGGTGGAAACCATCCTGGCCTGCCGCGGGCGCCTGGTGGTGGCGGGCATGGGCAAATCCGGCCTGATCGGACAGAAGATTTCCGCCACCTTTTCGAGCACCGGAACGCCTTCATTTTTCCTGCACCCTGCCGAAGCGCTCCACGGCGATCTGGGCCGCCTGGTCCCGAACGACGTGCTCATGGCGCTCTCTTACAGCGGCGAGACGGAAGAACTGCTGCGCCTGCTCGATACCGTCAAGCGGCTGGCAATTCCGCTGATTGTACTGACCGGCAAGCCGAGTTCCACGCTCGCTCAGTCAAGCGACGTAGTGATCGACGTGAGTATCAGCGAAGAAGCCTGCCCGCTGGGACTCGCTCCCACTGCCTCGACGACGGCCATGCTGGCAGTTGGCGACGCGCTGGCCATGGCGTTGCTGGAAAAGCGCGGTTTTAAGGAAGAGGATTACGCGGCGCTCCACCCGGGCGGGGGCCTGGGAGTGCGGCTGCGGCGCGTCGAGAGCGTGATGCACACGGGCGAAGAAATTCCGCGCGTGCAGCCGGAGACCGCACTGCCAGACGTGATTTACGAGATCAGCAAGAAGAAACTTGGCCACACGGTCGTGGTGGACGATAAAGGGCGGCTGGCTGGCGTGATTTCTGACGGAGACCTGCGGCGCTTCTTCCAGCGCGAGGGAGGCCGCGCGCTCGAGTGTTCGGCCTCGGACGTGATGACTCGAACGCCGGTGACGATCGGGCGCAAGGAGCTGGCCACCCGCGCCTTGAACCTGATGGAAAGCCGCCGCATCACTTCGCTGATGGTGGTTGGCGCAGAAGGCCGCCTCGAGGGTGTGGTCCATATTCACGACCTCTGGCGGACCGAAATGTTTTGA
- a CDS encoding cyclase family protein: protein MELSTLISSLRRARLVDLSQTLEERMPNFPTHSKFFHNLWGSYQLGGRSLSYQVLMHEHNGTHVDAPVHFVADKNAEGHKTIDQIGPGHLIGRGVRLDCRGLKEGDYVSAQSIQHWEAEHGAIEAGDIVVFNFGWSEHWGLAPDHRRYLNDWPGVSMEAADYLVSKSVAAVGVDSLSPDPPAALDHHPVHPVLLEKDVLIIENLTRLDELPDFFLFLALPLKIRQGSGSPIRAVALV from the coding sequence ATGGAATTGTCAACCTTAATCTCCAGCCTGCGCCGCGCCCGCCTGGTTGACCTGAGCCAGACACTCGAAGAGCGTATGCCGAACTTCCCCACCCACTCAAAGTTCTTTCACAACCTGTGGGGATCTTACCAGCTTGGAGGGCGGTCGCTCAGCTACCAGGTGCTGATGCATGAGCATAACGGGACGCACGTTGACGCCCCGGTGCATTTTGTGGCTGATAAAAATGCTGAAGGGCACAAAACCATCGACCAGATTGGGCCTGGCCATCTCATTGGGCGTGGCGTGCGCCTCGACTGCCGCGGCTTGAAGGAAGGCGATTACGTCTCAGCACAGTCCATTCAACATTGGGAAGCGGAACACGGGGCCATCGAGGCCGGCGACATTGTCGTGTTCAATTTTGGATGGTCAGAACACTGGGGACTGGCGCCGGACCATCGGCGATATCTGAATGATTGGCCGGGCGTCAGCATGGAAGCAGCGGACTACCTCGTCAGCAAATCCGTGGCGGCGGTAGGTGTCGATTCCCTTTCGCCGGATCCGCCGGCGGCGCTTGACCATCATCCTGTCCATCCCGTGCTGCTCGAAAAGGACGTTCTGATCATCGAGAACCTGACGCGCCTTGACGAGCTTCCCGATTTCTTTCTGTTTCTGGCGCTGCCGCTGAAAATCCGGCAGGGGTCCGGCTCGCCCATCCGGGCCGTGGCGCTGGTTTAG
- a CDS encoding SDR family oxidoreductase codes for MATVSYALITGASSGIGECFARALAGRGHNLVLTARSEGKLSQLAADLVRQRSIQAEVIPADLSSRDAAPQLISILKEKNLDVDLLVNNAAFGARGEFWKLPLDRQIAMVRLNVNALAELTYLLLPAMVARGEGAIINVSSTISFQAAAYTTTYAATKAFVTSFSMGLAEEVRAHGVRVVTLCPGSTRTNFFEAGNYGVRDMPGGMQDPAEVVDEALRALDRGGGLVVPRLLNKSMLFVQRFCPRETVAKFAARIFRPRDLGNHL; via the coding sequence ATGGCGACCGTTAGTTATGCACTCATTACCGGGGCCTCCAGCGGCATTGGAGAATGCTTTGCCCGCGCATTGGCCGGGCGCGGTCACAACCTGGTACTCACCGCACGCTCGGAAGGCAAGCTGAGCCAATTGGCCGCCGACCTGGTTCGCCAGCGCTCGATTCAGGCCGAGGTCATTCCGGCAGACCTCAGTTCGCGTGATGCGGCTCCGCAGCTTATCTCGATCCTCAAGGAAAAAAATCTTGACGTCGACCTGCTGGTGAACAACGCAGCATTCGGAGCGCGAGGAGAGTTCTGGAAGCTGCCGCTCGACCGGCAAATAGCGATGGTGCGGCTGAATGTCAATGCGCTCGCCGAGCTCACCTACCTGCTGCTGCCGGCCATGGTTGCGCGCGGCGAAGGGGCAATCATCAACGTGTCTTCGACGATAAGCTTCCAGGCTGCGGCCTACACCACCACATACGCCGCCACCAAGGCTTTCGTGACAAGTTTCTCGATGGGGCTTGCTGAAGAGGTGCGCGCGCACGGCGTCCGGGTGGTGACGCTTTGCCCCGGCAGCACTCGAACCAATTTTTTTGAAGCCGGCAATTACGGAGTCCGCGATATGCCCGGCGGCATGCAGGACCCGGCAGAAGTGGTTGACGAAGCGCTCCGGGCGCTCGACCGTGGCGGCGGGCTGGTGGTCCCGCGCCTCCTGAACAAGTCCATGCTTTTCGTCCAGCGTTTCTGCCCGCGCGAAACTGTGGCGAAATTTGCCGCCAGGATCTTTCGTCCCCGGGACCTCGGCAACCATCTCTGA
- a CDS encoding PfkB family carbohydrate kinase, whose product MPPKATDVVGLGLNATDTVLMVREFPPLGGKERVVSLSRQAGGQVATALVTCQRLGLQARYIGKVGDDEAGRFQLQSLRDEGLDVQYTEVTPGADTQFGLIIVDQATGERTVFWDRDKRLAIAPRELKPESITTAKILHIDGCDSAACTQAARWARKAGLPVVADLDTVYKDVEQIFPLIDYLIASANFLPAVTGRNDPFLVLEYMAREYKIRAPGMTLGRDGALVYSHNKFHYSPGFVVETVDTTGAGDIFHGAFAYGLLEGWDIERTLDFSNAMAGLNCTRVGARGGIATRAEAEKLMAAGARHRNPDYVSLPRAGGKRPAPARDKKRAARLRSHGDR is encoded by the coding sequence ATGCCGCCAAAAGCAACGGACGTTGTGGGTCTCGGCCTGAATGCCACGGACACGGTCCTGATGGTCCGGGAATTTCCGCCGCTGGGTGGAAAAGAACGCGTTGTCTCTCTGTCACGACAGGCGGGAGGCCAGGTGGCCACCGCGCTCGTCACTTGCCAGCGACTGGGCCTGCAAGCCCGGTACATCGGAAAGGTTGGCGACGACGAGGCCGGCCGCTTCCAACTGCAAAGCCTGCGGGACGAAGGCCTGGATGTCCAGTATACGGAGGTCACACCCGGCGCGGACACCCAATTCGGGCTAATCATCGTTGACCAAGCGACTGGCGAACGGACAGTTTTCTGGGACCGCGACAAGCGCCTGGCCATTGCGCCGCGCGAATTGAAGCCGGAGTCAATCACCACGGCCAAAATCCTGCACATTGACGGATGCGACTCCGCTGCCTGCACCCAGGCGGCCAGATGGGCGCGCAAGGCGGGGTTGCCTGTCGTCGCAGACCTCGATACGGTTTACAAAGATGTGGAGCAGATTTTTCCCCTTATCGACTACCTGATTGCCTCCGCTAATTTTCTGCCTGCCGTGACCGGGCGGAACGACCCGTTTCTGGTGCTGGAGTACATGGCACGGGAATACAAGATCCGGGCCCCGGGAATGACGCTGGGCCGCGATGGCGCGCTGGTGTACAGCCACAACAAGTTCCATTATTCGCCGGGCTTTGTCGTGGAGACCGTGGACACCACGGGAGCGGGGGACATTTTTCACGGGGCTTTTGCCTACGGGTTGCTCGAAGGTTGGGACATCGAGCGGACCCTGGACTTTTCGAACGCCATGGCCGGATTGAACTGCACGCGGGTTGGAGCGCGCGGCGGCATTGCAACCCGGGCCGAGGCCGAAAAGCTGATGGCCGCCGGCGCTCGCCACCGCAACCCGGATTATGTCAGCCTGCCGCGGGCCGGCGGCAAAAGGCCAGCCCCAGCACGGGACAAGAAACGTGCAGCGCGCTTAAGGAGCCATGGCGACCGTTAG
- a CDS encoding HAD family hydrolase: MPLSNQQVRQRARKIKLLLLDVDGVMTDGRIYYVPRPAGGMFETKTFHSRDGIGIRYAREAGLKIGIISGRGSETVRYRAAELKLDFVEENVLEKIPPYERILKAAGVNDDEVCYVGDDLVDLPILKRVGFAVCVQDGHSLLRRHVHYVTKAPGGLGAIRETIEIILEAQGRWKAVVDGYLNAAEH; encoded by the coding sequence ATGCCGCTATCCAATCAGCAGGTCCGTCAGCGCGCGCGCAAGATCAAGCTATTGCTGCTCGACGTTGACGGCGTTATGACCGACGGCCGCATCTACTACGTGCCGCGGCCCGCAGGCGGAATGTTTGAAACCAAGACGTTCCATTCCCGCGACGGCATCGGCATCCGATACGCGCGTGAAGCCGGACTCAAGATCGGCATCATCAGCGGCCGCGGCTCGGAGACCGTGCGTTACCGCGCGGCAGAGCTGAAGCTGGATTTTGTGGAAGAAAATGTTCTCGAGAAGATCCCGCCTTATGAGCGGATTCTGAAGGCTGCTGGAGTGAATGATGATGAAGTCTGCTATGTGGGGGACGACCTGGTTGACCTTCCCATCTTGAAGCGCGTGGGGTTTGCGGTGTGCGTCCAGGACGGCCACTCGCTGCTTCGCCGGCACGTCCATTACGTGACGAAAGCTCCGGGTGGGCTGGGGGCTATCCGAGAGACCATCGAGATCATCCTGGAGGCGCAGGGCAGGTGGAAGGCCGTGGTGGACGGCTACTTGAACGCCGCTGAACATTAG